From the Bacteroidales bacterium genome, one window contains:
- a CDS encoding CTP synthase, whose product MSQTKFIFVTGGVTSSLGKGIISASLAKLLQSRGFKVTIQKFDPYINIDPGTLNPYEHGECYVTEDGAETDLDLGHYERFSNEPTSQANNITTGRIYQSVIDKERKGEYLGSTVQVIPHITDEIKESVKLLAKKNQYDFVITEIGGTVGDIESLPYIEAVRQMKWEMGNDVLVVHLTLVPYLAAAGELKTKPTQHSVKMLLEQGVQPDIIVARTEHPLNGNLRDKIARFCNVAPSSVIESIDADSIYDVPILMRQEKLDTEVLKLVNVPVENDLDISDWEIFLEKLKNPKVEVEIALVGKYVELKDAYKSIIESFVHAGAVNEAKVNIRLVHSELIEKEGAEKLLEGVSGVLVAPGFGERGIEGKISSVRFARENNIPFLGICLGMQCAVIEYARNVLGYENAHSTEFNAKTDFPVIDIMEDQKKISGLGGTMRLGAYPCRIKPKTIASDTYGITDISERHRHRFEFNDKYLSQFEKAGMKATGINPKENLVEIVEIEDHPWFMGVQFHPEYKSTVANPHPVFVNFVKAALAKQIEK is encoded by the coding sequence ATGAGCCAAACAAAATTTATCTTCGTTACGGGAGGTGTTACATCTTCTTTAGGAAAGGGGATTATTTCAGCATCATTAGCTAAGTTATTACAATCGAGAGGATTTAAAGTCACTATTCAAAAATTTGATCCTTATATCAATATCGACCCTGGGACATTAAATCCATATGAGCATGGAGAATGCTATGTTACTGAAGATGGTGCGGAAACGGATTTGGATTTGGGTCATTATGAGCGTTTTTCAAATGAGCCTACATCGCAGGCAAATAATATTACTACGGGTCGTATTTATCAATCGGTGATTGATAAAGAGCGTAAAGGAGAGTATTTGGGTTCAACTGTTCAGGTTATTCCTCACATTACAGATGAAATTAAAGAGAGTGTTAAACTTTTAGCCAAGAAAAATCAATATGATTTTGTGATTACGGAAATTGGTGGTACAGTTGGTGATATTGAGTCTCTGCCCTATATTGAGGCTGTCAGACAAATGAAATGGGAGATGGGAAATGATGTTTTAGTTGTACATCTTACTTTGGTTCCGTATTTGGCTGCTGCAGGAGAGTTAAAAACTAAGCCAACGCAGCATTCTGTTAAAATGTTGCTTGAGCAAGGAGTTCAACCTGATATTATTGTAGCTAGAACAGAACATCCTTTAAACGGTAACTTGCGTGACAAGATAGCTCGTTTTTGTAATGTGGCTCCAAGTAGTGTAATTGAATCTATTGATGCTGACAGTATTTACGATGTTCCTATTTTAATGCGACAGGAAAAATTAGATACTGAGGTTTTAAAATTAGTTAATGTTCCCGTAGAGAACGACTTAGATATTTCGGACTGGGAAATATTTTTAGAAAAGTTAAAGAATCCTAAGGTTGAAGTTGAAATTGCTTTGGTTGGGAAATATGTTGAACTGAAAGATGCCTATAAATCGATAATAGAATCGTTTGTTCATGCCGGTGCTGTTAACGAAGCAAAAGTAAATATTCGGTTGGTTCACTCGGAACTGATAGAGAAGGAAGGCGCAGAAAAATTACTAGAAGGAGTAAGTGGAGTTTTGGTTGCTCCCGGTTTTGGTGAGCGGGGTATAGAAGGAAAAATTAGTTCTGTACGTTTTGCACGAGAAAATAATATTCCTTTCCTTGGAATTTGTTTGGGAATGCAATGTGCAGTGATAGAATATGCTCGTAATGTGCTTGGATATGAAAATGCACATTCAACAGAGTTTAACGCTAAAACTGATTTCCCTGTAATCGATATTATGGAAGATCAAAAGAAAATATCGGGCTTAGGTGGAACTATGCGTTTAGGAGCTTATCCTTGTAGAATAAAACCGAAAACTATTGCTTCAGATACATATGGTATCACAGATATTAGTGAGCGTCATCGTCATCGTTTTGAGTTTAACGATAAGTATTTGTCTCAGTTTGAAAAGGCTGGAATGAAAGCGACAGGCATTAATCCGAAAGAAAATTTAGTTGAAATAGTTGAAATAGAAGATCATCCTTGGTTTATGGGTGTTCAGTTTCATCCGGAATATAAAAGTACGGTGGCAAACCCACATCCTGTTTTTGTGAACTTTGTAAAAGCAGCTTTGGCAAAACAGATAGAGAAATAA
- a CDS encoding outer membrane lipoprotein carrier protein LolA — translation MKLYKQLLILLIISMVSGTQAQNSSQKILDELANKTNAAKNIQVDFSYEMENVDADIHEVTEGSLIVSGDKYLLKIAGQEIICDGKTIWTYIADAEEVQINEVDEEESFSPTKLLSSYADDYDASLEKEYSENGRNYYLMKLKPKDKDSGFDYVHLKIEKDKMQLSAFILYDFDNNVFSYIIKEYLTDIALNEESFTFDETKYPDVDVIDMR, via the coding sequence ATGAAATTATACAAACAACTTTTAATCTTGCTAATTATTTCAATGGTTAGTGGGACACAAGCCCAAAACAGCAGTCAAAAAATATTGGATGAACTTGCAAACAAAACAAATGCTGCTAAAAATATTCAAGTAGATTTTAGTTACGAAATGGAAAATGTTGATGCCGACATTCATGAAGTAACAGAAGGCTCGCTAATAGTTTCGGGTGATAAATATTTATTAAAAATTGCCGGACAAGAAATTATTTGTGATGGCAAAACCATTTGGACTTATATAGCCGACGCGGAAGAAGTTCAGATAAATGAAGTGGATGAAGAAGAATCTTTCAGTCCAACAAAATTACTTTCATCATATGCCGATGATTATGATGCAAGTCTGGAAAAAGAATATTCCGAGAACGGACGCAACTATTATTTAATGAAGCTCAAGCCTAAAGATAAAGACAGTGGCTTTGATTACGTTCATCTGAAAATAGAAAAAGACAAAATGCAACTATCAGCCTTTATTCTTTACGATTTTGACAATAATGTATTCTCCTATATTATTAAGGAATACCTTACAGATATTGCGTTAAATGAAGAGTCTTTCACTTTTGATGAAACAAAATACCCCGATGTGGATGTAATTGACATGCGCTAA
- a CDS encoding dihydroorotate dehydrogenase-like protein — MANLSTTYMGLKVNSPLIIGSSGLTNSIENIEKFAKLGAGAIILKSLFEEQIMHEASFVLKQDLSSNYYPEAEDYILNYTKQNSIQLYLELIKEAKKKVDIPIIASINCTSASEWTTFAKSIEAAGADGLELNIFVMPSDLNRNSEENEKIYFDIVNKVKQETSLPISVKLSYHFSSLASMLEKLSWTGIKSLTLFNRFFSPDIDIEKMDVKPSFVFSKAEDIGISLRWVAMLSNRLRCELSASTGVHNGEAVIKQLLAGAQTVQIASVLYKSGIDSVSEILNDINIWMDKKGFADIEAFRGKLSIDKATNPGAYERVQFMKHFAGIE, encoded by the coding sequence ATGGCCAACCTATCCACCACCTATATGGGTTTAAAAGTAAATAGCCCTCTTATAATCGGAAGTTCAGGACTAACTAATTCAATTGAAAATATTGAGAAATTTGCAAAACTGGGCGCTGGAGCAATTATTTTAAAATCGCTTTTTGAAGAACAGATTATGCACGAAGCTAGCTTTGTATTAAAGCAAGACTTATCGTCAAATTATTATCCCGAAGCAGAAGATTATATTCTAAATTACACTAAACAAAACAGCATTCAACTGTATTTAGAACTAATTAAAGAAGCTAAAAAGAAAGTAGATATTCCAATAATTGCAAGTATTAATTGTACTTCGGCTAGTGAATGGACTACATTTGCTAAATCTATTGAAGCTGCCGGTGCCGATGGTTTGGAATTGAATATATTTGTAATGCCTTCCGATTTAAATCGAAATAGTGAAGAAAACGAAAAAATTTATTTTGATATTGTAAATAAGGTTAAGCAAGAGACTAGCTTGCCTATTTCCGTTAAATTATCTTATCATTTCTCCAGCTTAGCAAGCATGCTTGAGAAATTAAGTTGGACAGGAATAAAATCTCTCACCTTATTTAACCGCTTCTTCTCACCCGACATTGACATAGAGAAAATGGATGTAAAACCTTCTTTTGTATTTAGCAAAGCCGAGGATATTGGAATTTCTTTACGATGGGTAGCCATGCTTTCTAACCGTTTACGTTGTGAACTTTCAGCGTCAACAGGTGTTCATAATGGAGAGGCTGTAATAAAACAATTATTAGCAGGAGCTCAAACCGTTCAAATTGCATCTGTACTTTATAAATCCGGGATTGATAGTGTTTCAGAAATACTAAACGATATAAATATCTGGATGGATAAAAAAGGCTTTGCTGATATTGAAGCTTTTAGAGGCAAATTAAGTATTGATAAAGCAACTAACCCTGGTGCTTATGAGCGCGTGCAGTTTATGAAACACTTTGCCGGAATAGAATAA